The following proteins come from a genomic window of Sphaerisporangium rubeum:
- a CDS encoding RrF2 family transcriptional regulator encodes MSGGVEWALHCCVVLTSVAEPVPAARLAEFHDVSPTYLAKQLQALARAGLVASVQGKSGGYVLTRPPETITLLDVVEAVDGLGPAFVCTEIRQRGPFATPAEACTTPCPISRAMAEAESARRAALRATTIADLAAQVEITSGPGTLGRVGTWLGSSPT; translated from the coding sequence ATGTCAGGAGGCGTGGAGTGGGCCCTGCACTGCTGCGTGGTGCTCACGTCCGTCGCGGAACCGGTGCCGGCGGCCCGGCTCGCCGAGTTCCACGACGTGTCGCCGACCTACCTGGCCAAGCAGCTCCAGGCCCTCGCCAGAGCGGGCCTCGTGGCGTCCGTGCAGGGCAAGTCCGGCGGCTACGTCCTGACGCGTCCCCCGGAGACGATCACTCTGCTCGACGTCGTCGAAGCCGTGGACGGCCTCGGCCCGGCCTTCGTGTGCACCGAGATCCGTCAGCGCGGCCCGTTCGCCACCCCCGCCGAGGCCTGCACCACCCCGTGTCCCATCTCCCGCGCCATGGCCGAGGCCGAGTCGGCCCGCCGCGCCGCGCTGCGCGCCACGACCATCGCCGACCTGGCCGCACAGGTCGAGATCACCAGCGGCCCCGGCACCCTCGGCCGCGTCGGCACCTGGCTCGGCAGCTCTCCCACGTGA
- a CDS encoding response regulator gives MGVPIRVLVCDDQALIRTGFATIIDAQPDMEVVGECGDGKAAVELAGRLRPDVVVMDVRMPVLDGIKATRLLAGAGVADPVKVLVVTTFNLDEYVYEALRAGASGFLLKDAPAPQLLHGVRTVATGAALLAPEVTRQLVGRYAARIRPADGDPADVPLTPRELEVLRLIADGLSNNEIAATLVISHETVKTYVSRILTKLDLRDRVQAVVYAYRRGLAT, from the coding sequence ATCGGGGTGCCGATCCGGGTGCTGGTCTGCGACGACCAGGCCCTGATCCGCACCGGTTTCGCGACCATCATCGACGCGCAGCCCGACATGGAGGTCGTGGGGGAGTGCGGGGACGGCAAGGCCGCGGTCGAGCTCGCGGGACGGCTGCGTCCCGACGTGGTCGTGATGGACGTGCGGATGCCGGTGCTCGACGGCATCAAGGCGACCCGCCTGCTCGCCGGCGCCGGTGTGGCCGACCCCGTGAAGGTCCTCGTGGTGACGACGTTCAACCTCGACGAGTACGTCTACGAGGCGCTGCGCGCCGGCGCCAGCGGTTTCCTGCTCAAGGACGCGCCGGCGCCGCAGCTCCTGCACGGCGTCAGGACCGTCGCCACCGGCGCCGCGCTGCTGGCCCCGGAGGTGACTCGGCAGCTCGTCGGCAGGTACGCCGCACGGATACGTCCCGCCGACGGCGACCCCGCCGACGTACCGCTCACGCCGCGCGAGCTCGAGGTGCTGCGCCTCATCGCCGACGGCCTGTCCAACAACGAGATCGCCGCGACCCTGGTCATCAGCCACGAGACCGTCAAGACCTACGTGTCGCGCATCCTCACCAAACTCGACCTGCGCGACCGCGTGCAGGCCGTGGTCTACGCCTACCGCCGGGGTCTCGCGACCTGA
- a CDS encoding histidine kinase encodes MIGFRRVPDLWRGYDVTVRDLPVALLLAVLSFVPAFQEQGTQLGDLPDRPFDTLTLAVVALECLPLAVRRRWPAACLALVSAGFAADQLLTYHTFSGAALAVALLSAGAHLERHRREVAVVLSAAYVLLAVTLNRLGSPEDLAGFATFYLVLAVAWGAGAWLRTARAAEAERRRHVAEATRAAERTRIARELHDVVTHHVTAMVVQAEAARYLTAAPERLDQSLTAVTDTGRRAITDLRHLLDLLDPGHGPGPVTSRTGELRELVEQTRLAGQPVELSEEGSPRETTGGAEATAYRVVQEALTNALKYAHGSRTEVHVRHRATEITVEVGTEGPGSLAASPGGSGRGLIGLRERVEVLGGEFSADRRPGGGFVVRARIPVASAA; translated from the coding sequence GTGATCGGCTTCCGGCGCGTCCCGGACCTTTGGCGGGGATACGACGTCACGGTCCGGGATCTCCCCGTCGCGCTCCTGCTCGCCGTCCTGTCGTTCGTGCCGGCGTTCCAGGAGCAGGGGACGCAGCTCGGCGACCTGCCGGACCGGCCGTTCGACACGCTGACCTTGGCCGTCGTCGCGCTTGAGTGCCTGCCGCTGGCCGTACGCCGCCGGTGGCCCGCCGCCTGTCTCGCGCTGGTGTCGGCCGGTTTCGCCGCCGACCAGCTTCTCACGTACCACACGTTCTCCGGCGCCGCGCTGGCCGTCGCGCTGCTGAGCGCGGGGGCCCACCTGGAACGTCACCGGCGCGAGGTCGCGGTCGTCCTGTCCGCGGCGTACGTGCTGCTGGCGGTCACGCTCAACCGGCTCGGGTCCCCCGAGGACCTGGCCGGGTTCGCGACGTTCTACCTGGTGCTTGCGGTCGCGTGGGGGGCCGGCGCGTGGCTGCGGACCGCACGGGCCGCCGAGGCCGAGCGCCGCCGCCACGTCGCCGAGGCCACCCGCGCCGCCGAGCGCACCCGCATCGCACGCGAACTGCACGACGTCGTGACCCACCACGTGACGGCGATGGTCGTGCAGGCCGAGGCCGCGCGCTACCTGACCGCGGCCCCCGAGCGCCTGGACCAGAGCCTGACCGCCGTCACCGACACCGGGAGGCGAGCCATCACTGACCTGCGTCACCTGCTCGACCTGCTCGACCCCGGCCATGGCCCCGGGCCGGTGACATCGCGGACCGGCGAGTTGCGCGAGCTCGTGGAGCAGACCCGTCTGGCCGGCCAGCCGGTGGAGCTGTCGGAGGAAGGCAGCCCACGGGAGACGACCGGCGGCGCCGAGGCCACGGCGTACCGTGTCGTGCAGGAGGCCCTGACGAACGCGCTCAAGTACGCGCACGGCAGCCGTACCGAGGTCCACGTGCGGCACCGCGCCACCGAGATCACCGTGGAGGTCGGCACCGAGGGCCCGGGGTCGCTCGCCGCCTCACCTGGCGGAAGCGGTCGCGGTCTCATCGGGCTGCGGGAACGGGTCGAGGTGCTCGGCGGCGAGTTCAGCGCGGACCGGCGGCCCGGCGGCGGCTTCGTGGTGCGGGCCCGCATCCCGGTGGCGAGCGCCGCGTGA
- a CDS encoding CPBP family intramembrane glutamic endopeptidase: MRLLKQLGAVAVVAFIGGQLVGAVRGVAWPALVLGGATAVLAVLAYAWVVRRTERREPVEVARTGAGAALGRGVLLGAGMFTVVIGLIAAFGGYHVTGFGSVAGPVALIGVMAAAAVTEELMFRGVLFRIVEERVGTWVALVLTGLVFGMVHLVNPHSSLWGALAIGIEAGWMLAAAYAATRTLWLPIGLHFAWNYSGAAIFGADVSGKSGSDGLLDAVTSGPVALSGGAFGPEASVVTVIAGLVLTALFMRLARRRGTIVPRRGRSGATGRDATLVP; this comes from the coding sequence ATGCGGCTGTTGAAGCAGCTCGGGGCCGTCGCGGTGGTGGCCTTCATCGGGGGTCAGCTGGTCGGCGCGGTGCGGGGGGTCGCCTGGCCGGCGCTGGTCCTCGGCGGCGCGACGGCGGTGCTCGCGGTCCTGGCGTACGCGTGGGTGGTGCGGCGCACCGAGCGGCGTGAGCCGGTGGAGGTCGCGAGGACGGGGGCCGGGGCGGCCCTCGGCAGAGGGGTGCTGCTCGGTGCGGGGATGTTCACGGTGGTCATCGGGCTGATCGCCGCGTTCGGCGGCTACCACGTGACCGGGTTCGGGTCCGTGGCGGGGCCGGTGGCGCTGATCGGGGTCATGGCCGCGGCGGCCGTGACCGAAGAGCTGATGTTCCGCGGCGTGCTGTTCCGCATCGTCGAAGAACGCGTCGGCACGTGGGTCGCGCTGGTGCTGACCGGCCTGGTGTTCGGCATGGTGCACCTGGTCAACCCGCACTCCAGCCTGTGGGGTGCGCTCGCCATCGGCATCGAGGCCGGCTGGATGCTCGCCGCGGCGTACGCCGCCACCCGCACGCTCTGGCTGCCGATCGGGCTGCACTTCGCGTGGAACTACAGCGGGGCCGCGATCTTCGGGGCCGACGTGTCGGGTAAGAGCGGGTCGGACGGGCTGCTCGACGCCGTGACGTCGGGGCCGGTGGCGCTGAGCGGCGGCGCCTTCGGGCCGGAGGCGAGCGTGGTGACGGTGATCGCCGGCCTGGTGCTGACGGCCCTGTTCATGCGGCTGGCCCGCAGGCGCGGCACCATCGTCCCCCGCCGCGGCCGTTCCGGCGCCACCGGCCGTGACGCTACCCTCGTCCCGTGA